One window of Trichoderma breve strain T069 chromosome 3, whole genome shotgun sequence genomic DNA carries:
- a CDS encoding amidohydrolase domain-containing protein yields the protein MEKIDTHAHVVPPVWRKYCEEHGFGKPDGMPAIPEWTPEAHIALMDKLGVSKSILSITSPGTYLKPGDDALARKITRETNEELAEICAKYPSRFGFFASLPLPDIEGSLAEIDHALKLGASGFAVMTNAHGQYLGDSTLDAVFHKLNEVNAILFMHPTTCCGSDPGAVKPMNQYPSPMLEFFFDTTRAVTNLLLSGTVERNPNISFLVSHCGATLPPLVERFTSFAAIINAPSTLNSDQVKELFKTRFFFDLAGFPFPDLIHGYLRVCDESRLLYGTDFPYTPAHLIEFQGRTMDSGLRELFDEETIKGIYSGHAKRLLKL from the exons ATGGAGAAAATCGACACACACGCGCATGTTGTCCCTCCTGTCTGGAGGAAGTACTGCGAAGAGCATGGGTTTGGAAAGCCTGACGGAATGCCAGCAATTCCA GAATGGACACCAGAAGCGCATATTGCGCTGATGGATAAACTGGGAGTTAGCAAATCCATTCTCAGCATCACATCCCCTGGCACTTATCTCAAgcctggtgatgatgcccttgCGCGCAAGATCACTCGCGAGACCAATGAGGAATTGGCGGAAATTTGCGCAAAGTACCCTTCtcgctttggcttctttgcatcATTACCTCTGCCCGATATCGAGGGGTCTCTGGCCGAGATTGACCACGCCCTCAAGCTTGGCGCATCTGGTTTTGCTGTAATGACCAATGCCCACGGCCAATATCTCGGAGATTCTACTCTAGATGCTGTCTTCCACAAGCTTAATGAAGTCAACGCCATCTTGTTCATGCATCCCACTACTTGCTGTGGAAGCGATCCTGGCGCTGTCAAGCCCATGAACCAGTATCCTTCTCCAATGCTGGAGTTCTTCTTTGACACTACGCGCGCAGTAACAAATCTACTACTGTCTGGAACTGTGGAACGAAATCCCAACATCTCATTCCTCGTCTCTCATTGCGGAGCTACTCTTCCACCACTTGTGGAGCGTTTCACAAGCTTTGCAGCCATTATCAACGCACCTTCAACGCTCAACTCAGATCAGGTTAAAGAACTGTTCAAGACTAGATTCTTTTTTGATCTTGCCGGGTTTCCATTTCCTGACCTTATTCATGGATATCTTCGCGTCTGTGATGAGTCTCGGTTGCTGTATGGTACCGATTTCCCATATACGCCAGCACACTTGATAGAATTTCAAGGCCGGACCATGGATAGTGGACTTAGAGAGTTATTTGATGAGGAAACCATCAAGGGTATTTACTCTGGACATGCGAAGAGATTGTTAAAGCTTTAG
- a CDS encoding cupin domain-containing protein, with product MAILTEVKTEVAPQQLTGDGKTKEQQTNELLSQLQSTNTLPLWAQMSKLNPPAPNPTCIPHIWKYDEIKPYLLRAGELITEKQAERRVLMLVNPARDAPYTTDTVYAGLQLVMPNETAPAHRHTAFAMRFIIEGNGGFTAVHGRRIKMNRGDVILTPTWNWHDHGKDGSGPMIWLDGLDLPNFRHFPVHFVEHYDKPRYPAEDVDTDNSPIVFPWAKMQARLDAENGDWVTKPYLKENGSEVSKILGGSAERLNAGTSSPEIRETASSVYHIVEGSGHSVIDGKMFKWKKGDTFCIPAWNKYQHFANDESTAYLYRFDDKPMLRALGFLRTEGVDVETLVSE from the exons ATGGCTATCCTAACTGAAGTCAAGACAGAAGTTGCGCCACAGCAGCTGACTGGGGAcggaaaaacaaaagaacagCAGACAAATGAGCTTCTATCTCAGTTACAGTCAACCAATACTTTACCACTATGGGCGCAAATGTCCAAGCTTAATCCCCCGGCCCCCAACCCAACCTGCATCCCGCATATCTGGAAGTATGATGAGATTAAGCCGTACTTGCTCCGTGCAGGAGAGCTTATCACGGAGAAACAAGCTGAGCGAAGAGTGCTTATGCTGGTAAATCCAGCCAGAG ATGCGCCTTACACTACAGATACTGTGTATGCTGGTCTTCAGTTGGTTATGCCCAATGAAACCGCTCCTGCCCACAGACACACAGCATTTGCCATGCGATTCATCATTGAAGGCAACGGTGGCTTCACCGCCGTTCATGGCCGCCGTATCAAGATGAACCGCGGCGACGTTATCCTCACGCCAACCTGGAATTGGCATGACCATGGCAAGGATGGGTCTGGGCCAATGATTTGGCTTGATGGTCTCGACTTGCCTAATTTCCGACACTTCCCCGTGCATTTTGTAGAGCACTATGACAAGCCTAGATACCCTGCTGAGGATGTCGACACGGACAATAGCCCCATTGTATTCCCTTGGGCTAAAATGCAGGCTCGCCTAGATGCCGAAAATGGCGACTGGGTGACCAAGCCATACCTTAAGGAAAATGGTAGCGAAG TGTCAAAGATTCTCGGTGGTTCAGCAGAGAGATTGAACGCTGGTACTAGCTCCCCAGAAATCCGCGAGACGGCATCGTCCGTATATCACATCGTGGAAGGCAGCGGCCACTCCGTCATTGATGGTAAGATGTTCAAGTGGAAGAAGGGAGACACTTTCTGTATCCCGGCATGGAACAAGTACCAGCATTTTGCGAATGATGAAAGCACGGCATATTTGTATCGGTTTGATGATAAGCCCATGCTGAGAGCTTTGGGATTTTTGCGGACTGAGGGCGTTGATGTTGAGACTTTGGTGTCCGAGTGA
- a CDS encoding FAD binding domain-containing protein, with amino-acid sequence MAPSTTDSIANSEGVVTKKATFSISSIKTASYPTRSLEFLQKLDQTTASHGLHNGSSHLNGGSKSSPLLFKVIIVGAGLGGLATAIALARKGHAVTVLEQAPALGEVGAGIQVPPNSARLLLKWGLGPLLGKRVVEPEGITFRRWSNGKPIGYTKLQPDFRSSFGAPYYVVHRAHLHDALHQLALQLGVDVRVNHKVIEYNEENPSVKIEDGTILSADLIIAADGVKSLARNHILRHEKKEPICTGFAAYRATVDVEKMRDDPDTAWLLEKPALNIWIGHERHVMTYTIASGKSFNMVLSHIDHSDPSTWRPETAIDDMRAYFEGWDPKLFKVISKINKTLKWPLMSGDASISRWVAQSGKLLMLGDAAHAMVPYMSQGAAMAVEDGAALATSLSHVTDLSELPKALSIFETERMKRSGQMQEASLVNGKLWHFEDGPEQQARDEAMRPEVEGRHFIQSPNQWSDPVTQAWAYGYDAEEEIEKRWKQSK; translated from the exons ATGGCTCCAAGCACTACCGATTCTATTGCCAATTCAGAGGGAGTTGTCACCAAAAAGGCAACTTTTTCTATATCATCCATAAAG ACCGCATCATATCCTACGCGCAGCTTGGAGTTTCTCCAAAAATTGGATCAAACAACCGCTTCTCATGGGCTTCACAACGGCTCATCGCACCTCAATGGAGGATCGAAATCATCACCTTTGCTTTTCAAGGTGATCATTGTGGGCGCTGGACTTGGCGGTCTCGCCACAGCAATTGCCCTAGCACGGAAAGGTCACGCTGTTACAGTGCTTGAGCAAGCCCCAGCACTTGGCGAG GTTGGAGCTGGTATCCAAGTTCCGCCCAATTCTGCTAGGCTGCTCTTGAAATGGGGCCTTGGGCCACTCCTTGGAAAAAGAGTCGTCGAGCCTGAGGGTATTACCTTTCGGCGATGGAGCAATGGAAAGCCCATTGGTTATACCAAGCTTCAACCGGACTTTCGAAGCTCATTCGGGGCGCCTTATTATGTGGTACACAGagcccatctccatgatgcATTGCACCAACTGGCGCTACAGCTCGGAGTAGATGTCAGAGTCAACCACAAAGTCATTGAATACAATGAAGAAAATCCTTCTGTCAAAATCGAGGATGGAACCATACTTTCAGCCGACCTCATAATTGCCGCCGACG GCGTCAAGTCTTTAGCACGCAACCACATCCTGCGTCACGAGAAAAAGGAGCCCATTTGCACAGGCTTTGCTGCCTATCGGGCAACTGTGGATGTTGAAAAGATGCGCGATGATCCTGATACCGCATGGCTCCTAGAGAAACCCGCTCTCAATATCTGGATCGGCCATGAGCGGCATGTCATGACATACACAATTGCTTCTGGCAAATCTTTCAACATGGTACTGTCTCATATTGATCATTCTGATCCCAGTACTTGGCGTCCAGAGACGgccattgatgatatgaGAGCTTATTTCGAGGGATGGGATCCAAA GCTGTTCAAGGTTATCAGTAAGATTAATAAGACGCTCAAGTGGCCTCTTATGTCCGGGGATGCTTCTATCTCACGTTGGGTGGCTCAATCTGGCAAGCTTTTAATGCTCGGCGATGCTGCACATGCAATGGTCCCGTACATGTCGCAAGGAGCTGCCATGGCTGTTGAGGATGGAGCTGCTCTGGCAACATCATTATCCCATGTTACAGACCTCTCAGAATTGCCAAAGGCGCTCTCTATCTTCGAGACTGAGCGCATGAAACGCAGTGGCCAGATGCAGGAAGCCAGTCTAGTGAATGGAAAGCTATGGCATTTCGAAGACGGGCCTGAGCAACAAGCTAGGGATGAAGCGATGAGACCGGAGGTTGAAGGAAGGCATTTCATTCAGAGTCCTAACCAGTGGAGCGATCCAGTAACGCAAGCATGGGCATATGGGTAtgatgctgaggaagaaattGAGAAGCGATGGAAGCAGTCGAAGTAA